A window of the Dehalococcoidales bacterium genome harbors these coding sequences:
- a CDS encoding signal peptidase I: MLGVVLAAVAFVVTAVQFGWEFNAVLSGSMEPELGVGGLVVFKPVDGQDVVAGDVISFKIPGIDTPICHRVIDRQETADGPLFQTMGDANEEPDINLVSAEDVNGKAVFYLPYVGYLGRLSQSGMTPLRVLGKNLPAAVLVILVMGMAFIGLTLKDMWIDIFRPSKRLRQEALKRRKERLQRQRKMFGVG, encoded by the coding sequence ATGCTGGGCGTGGTGCTGGCGGCGGTCGCCTTCGTCGTGACGGCGGTCCAGTTCGGCTGGGAGTTCAACGCCGTGCTCTCCGGCAGCATGGAGCCGGAGCTCGGCGTGGGGGGACTAGTCGTCTTTAAGCCCGTGGACGGACAGGATGTCGTCGCCGGAGACGTCATCTCCTTCAAAATCCCCGGCATCGATACGCCCATCTGCCACCGGGTGATTGACCGCCAGGAGACCGCTGACGGTCCGCTCTTCCAGACCATGGGTGATGCCAACGAAGAGCCGGACATCAACCTGGTAAGCGCGGAGGACGTCAATGGCAAAGCGGTATTCTATCTTCCCTACGTGGGCTACCTGGGCCGCCTCTCGCAGTCCGGCATGACCCCGCTAAGGGTGTTGGGTAAGAACCTCCCGGCGGCGGTGCTGGTGATCCTGGTGATGGGGATGGCCTTCATCGGCTTAACGCTCAAAGACATGTGGATAGATATATTCCGTCCATCAAAGAGATTACGGCAAGAGGCACTTAAACGACGCAAGGAGAGGCTTCAAAGACAGAGGAAGATGTTTGGCGTCGGCTAG